caacaccATTTAATGTCAATATCAACATAACTATGTTGATATCATTAGCCAACCATAACCCAGTAGACTAATCAAGTCTTTGTTAATGGCGATATCAACATAACCTTGTTGATATTATTAGCCAACTGCAACTTGATAGGctaatcaagtttttattaatgttgataTCAACATTACCATAGCCGACCATGACCCGGTAGGCTAATCAAGTCTTTTTTAATGATGATATCGGTAGGCTAATCAAGTATTGGTTAATGATGATATCAACATAATTATATTGATATCAGTAGGCCAGCACTAAGCCTTGGTAAAATggccatcatttttctttaatttcttcaattgtaACTTGTCCCAACCCGTAATTATACTCATCAACATGACTATAACATCATTTCAGCAATTCAAACAAGTAATTCCTCAAATCCCTAATTTTCTCCACCCAAAAATTTATGTTCAATTATTAACCTTGCATAATTTACATTAATTGCTCCAAAACAAGAATTATTACCTTGCAATATgaagaattgaagaagaaaaatgacaaGGATTTCCTTAATTTCTCCCCTCCTTTCCTTCTCCTCAAAATTTTCCaactctcctcctcctcctccctagCTTTAACTCCCTCAATCTTCCAACCCTCCTTTTTATCCATTTGATCAAGAGTTTTTGTACAATTTATAGAGATTttgcaagaaatttaaaatttcctCTTCCCATCTCTTTAGATGCTGAGGCCGGTTGCCCTTGGCTTTTTATATGCTATAAAAAGTCTTACAATTACCAAATTTCCCTTGCAGTTGgatttcaagtgttttttgtCCAATCGGTTACCCTTTCTCGGTACACTTTAACAATCAATGATACCCAaatctatatttaaattattagacaCTACCTGTaatttagatttagattttttttattaagttattttaattttatgatttagatTTCACAATTCAACCCGGGttgaatcaagattttttttgtcattttctaattaattttttttattttcattctttaaaattaatttgattgagaattgagcttcaatatatttttttgttttgctttttataaagatatcacggtctcatgacccgaatcGTAGATTTTACAAGCTAACTTGGGTTGATTTgagtcgatccaatatgttgtctccttaatattaaaaaaatatgttattttgaattttttttagtcaaactatgtttttttttaattgttcagGTTGTCTTTGGACTTGCTTAGTTACTTGGGTCACATCGGGTCAATCTctacatggtttaattttttttccttcttgaaaACACattagcataattttttttttacttttaaaaaaaattgatctgaccCATAACATAACATAATAGATGTAAATGATCTAGTATTctattaaaagaaatgaaaaacattatgGTATTGTATTGTTTTATTCACTGTTCATAGTAtaacaacttaatttttcaaaaacaaacaaccaGTAAAAgcatggtttgatttttaaaaaaataaaaatgacatcttttttttttaataacgaGACGATAACATATTGGATCTTGATCCAGTCTTTGCAGGTTAACTCACTAAACTTGCAACTTGTATCATAGTCTTCactaggtttaatttttttaaaaaaactatttttaatttaatgatattataaaaaaaataaattcttataaaattgaataccaactaaatattaagatgtttgtttgagactCCAATAACCTtgtagaaagaaaacaaaaaacaattatgaaaagcaatgtaaaatcaataaaatattaaagaatgaaattgaaagaaaaaaaaatagaatgtagaatttttttagaaaaaagaaaaaggtcttcataatttgtttaagtttgcttttataaggttattttaatctcaaaaaaatgacttgatatTTGATTGATACTCAATTATGCGAgcatttatatttgttatcatatcattaagtaaaacatagttattaaaaataaagttgttaaacATAATGGAGTTCATGATCTGGGTCGTGAGTTTGGTGGGATAAGTCGTAAAGTCCGGATCcatctaatatgttgtcatcttaatattaaaaaaaaagatgcaatccagaatttttttaaagtcaaaccgTGTTTTTTATCAGTCATTCGGATTATCTTTGGACCCATCAACTTAACCGGGTCACGTTAGGGTAACTCTCacgatattaattttaaatcaatccTAGCAACGAGTAAGTCGGGAGAATTTAAAATTGACCATCTGGatcagatttaataacaatactaaGATAGTGTTTAGAATTGTGAtagcaattgtttttcaaattgttttcgcttgaaaatatattaaaataatattctttttatttttcaaattttatttttgacattagcacactgaaacaaactaaaaacatataaaaaattaatttaaaacaaattatttttttttaaaaaaacacggtaTTATCACATAAACAAACTCGGCCTAAACAGTTctataaaacctaaaaaaaaaattaattttaaaaaattattaatccaaCTCGCAATGTATTGCAGAACAAAAAACTATTACTATACTATTTGCATAAGATAATAAATTTTGCTAAATATACATACTTCTTCAATTCATTTACTTCGGTGTGCTTATAGAACAGTACTTGTAATTATAGAgtgagaataaattttttatgtttttaaatattttgatgtattgatgtcgaaaattattttttttaaaatattattttgatgtattttctaagtgaaaaatattttgaacagCAACTGCTACCACAGTCACAAACACCCCAATGTGCCTATGGCTAGTAACCGCGCAGTTGGCCACACATCATTTAGGAACCATTTGGGAACGCGGTCCAACCCGCattcctaaaaattttaattttttttattgaaattaatatattttttagtgtttttggatcgttttgatgcgctcatatcaaaaataatttaaaaaaataaaaaaaatattattttaatgtttttctgagtgaaaaacactttgaaaataaatcgcaaccacactcctaaaATACCCAAACAATGTGTTtataaagcattttttatttatttttcttttaaattattatttttataatcttagACTGAGAAATCACTGCTTTTATGTTGCGCCTCCCCTGCTATAAATGTAAGACTTTCCAAAATACAAGAAAGCAACAAACTGTACAGCACTCAACGCAGCTAGTAGCCAGTAAAAGTAATCAAGATGTGCCCGATTCAGGTTATTGGCAAACCAGCTATAATGACCATCCCCACCGGTTGCTTTATCAATGATGGAGATAAGAAAGCTGCTTAGAAAGTCTCCTACGCCGATGACACTGAGGAAAAGAGCAAGACCCACGCTCCTTAATTCACTTGGGACCTGATCATAGAAAAATTCTTGCATTCCAATCATGGTGAACACGTCAGCAGCACCGAGCAGGACATTTTGAGGAATTAACCACCAAGCACTCATAGGAATCGTCACCTCTGGCGTATCCACTAGTCCATATTGCTGAGCTTTCTTGAGCCTCTTCATTTCAACTAGAGCAGCAACTACCATggcaagaaaagataaaaataccccAGTACCGATTCTTTGTAGCATTGTAATGCCAGAAGGTTCCCCAGTTAAAGCCCTGGCTACAGGGACGAAGGCACGATCGTAGATTGCAACTAAAACAACAACCGTGGCAGGAATAAATAATTGAACTGAAGCTGCAGGAAATTCGAGATCTGCTGAAACTGATCTATTCATAGTTATGGCTTGCCTAGTAAACAAAGTTGCGGGCTGTGCAAACACAATAGCATATATCAAGCACGTTGTCCATATCGGAACAAGCCTAAGTACTGCCTTGGCTTCTTCTACTTCTCTGAGGCTACAAACCTTGCTGTCTCCCTTCGAGTCAATAGGGTCAAGCAGGGCTTTGTTCAGAAACCTGCCACATTGGAAAATCGAAAATTGCAATCTTAGAAAGTGAAAGTTTAGCTAAATTTTTGTTGCTTCACCACTCAAAAAACAAGGTTCCCACTGGTTAAAtatcacgtttttttttttgacaattacAGGTAGTGGAGCATCTGCAGGCCCCTTTGAGACACTGCAACTAATCAACCACGGCTTGGGACTTTGATACACCAGCCTCTGATGGACTTTTGCATCTGTTTATCCCTGGTCACTGGTTAATTATCATGTAGTGGACAACTCTATGAAGTGATAGAGTAAGGGTTTATCTGCAGGATAGGAATATTacatttatttggttttaaacGTATtctgatttaataaattatggaTTTGTCTGCGTACCAAATTGAGAATGCTTTAACAAATCATAATGGTTTTTACCGAGTATTTCACTGGATGCTTCATTGAAAACAGTAAGCACAAGAAAACCTTGACATTTCGAATTAAAAAAGGCTTGTACTTCCAAAAGGCTCTTGATTTATCAGAAAACTTCTTTCTGGTTGAGGTATAGTTAATATTCGCTTCtataaaaattctcaaaaagtCGTAACATTAGTTCTCTCTTACTTGAATTGCCCAGAACTTTGCTGAGGTTGGGCTCTGTGAGTTTCTTCTTCAAAGGCTACTGCAGTAGTGATTCGCCAATTCCTAAAAGTCGCAACAAAGACCCGACCGACTCTCAAAAACGCGTGTTTCTCTTCTTCCCTTCTGATACTATACCGATATGTCCTAGTTCCAAGTAAAAATATTGCAAGTGCCCCAGCCAAAATAAGACATGGGATCCCAAATCCCAGAACCCAATTAATGTTGTCTTGGATGTAGTTTAAGGCCGGTAGGACTGCTATGAGGCCagcattcataaaaaaatgccACCAATTGAAGAACGAGCTTTTGGCTTTGCGCTCCTCAGGGTCTTGTGCATCAAACTGATCAGCTCCAAAAGCCTGAACACAAGGCCTGAATCCACCTTGTCCAAGTGCTACTAGATAGAGAGCAAAGAAGAACAAAATCAGAACTGGATCAGGAGAGCACGACCCGGCACTATCGGAACTTTGGCAGCCAGAAGAACCGAGAGGAGGAAGAACAGCTGATAGAGCCAGCAAGCCAAGTCCCTGTGAATTGAGATTACGTTATAGATGCCCTTATGTTCAGACTATCATGAACAGTTACGTTAGCAAATATTAGACAATCACAAGCAAACTGTCACGcctctggaaaaaaaaaccaggagaaagaaaatctaaataCTTACCAAGATGTAGATAAGCGTAGAGACAACAATGGTTCTGTATCTACCAATGAAAGAATCAGCAACAAATGCACCTAACAAAGGCAGCAACCATGCTGTTCCAGACCAAACGTTCATGTTCTCTGCAGCAGTAACCGTTGACTGTCCTAAGGGCCCTGTCAAATACGTTATCAAGTTCCCTGCTATCCCATAATATGCAGACCTCTCTGCAACTTCCACAACTGCATACGCAGACTAGCTGGGTTAATTTACAtcaaacaaaataccaaatatcTTTTGAGTGATGTTTAGTTTTGCTACCAACACATACCTATAATAAAAAGTGTAGATTTCCATCCTCCAGAATTGAATCTATAAACCGGACGGCCTTTGTAGTCAACAGAGTCCTCCACGGGGGTGTCCAATAACAGCGGAGTTTCGATGGCCATATCTTTCTGCTAGCCCTATCCACACCTGACACCACTACTCTCGATAATCGATACAGTGTTTAAAATCCTATCTTAATGTCAGCAATTATTGGTGGGCATGGGCTCACCATTTGAGTGCTCTTCTACATGTTTTATTACAAAACTTTTGCAATGCTTTTGTTCTTACTTAGTGTCTTTTCCACTCACtgtatattttaaagaattatataaatcattgaAAAGATTCTTAGAAAAACAACAGTTAGCGAATGAATTTTTAAGGGTTTAGATGATCGCTGAAGCTTTAAAATTAAGATGGTCTTTCTATAAACAACACGTGGCGAAAGAATTTTTAAAGGCTTAGATGGTAAGGTGTACCGTACCATTCACATGCTAGACAAGAAAGGGCGGGGTGAGAGAAAAAGGGTTGCCGGAAAAACATATTCGGCAGTGGAATGAGCCGAATTGGGTACGTACATCCGCTAGATCTCATGTTCTAATTGTTGATCGCGGATTCGGATTGAAAGATTTGATACAAACTCTTAAAACCATTTGATTTGGATATTTGTCTTTTggtgttattttgttttatttggatcTAGAAATACATGTTATACGTTGAGTTGATGAATTTATGCGTTAAATTGAAACTTTAAATGACCTTCAACACTGCCATGGAAGACAACGGGCCTAGAGGTTGAAGAAGACACCTTGGGTAGACGACAGTCGTTTGCATGATGatttccttcaaaaaaaaaacaaaatggtaaGAGTTTCAGGAgtcaataacaaattattttagcttaattgaaaaattaaaacactCAAATGTATAAACCAGGTAAATTCAAGCATTCAAAATCtccattaaaaaatctaaagctAGCTTGAGAAggcttttttatcttttcagcatggttttatatatatatatatatacaccctTAAGGCTTATTTAGTAATTTAcattattaaaacattaataaatcaataataataataataaaagctaATGCATGCTATTCACGCGTCATCGCCCTGCACAGCATTCAAGAGGCGCTTGATTACCATCTCATCGTAATGTAGCAGGTGTAGGTACTGGAGTGGCGTGTTTGGTCAGGTGGCGGCGGTTTAGtgacaataaatttttttttcttcctctttttttttcttttatgagcTGGGTATTCATGCCgagtctttaaaaaattaattgtgttccaaattgcatttgttttgaatttagtttttattatttttatttttatttttatttatgttaattttaatgttttttgaagtgttttttatttttaattttatccattgacatttaatttttatattcaatcgggtccttattttttttattataattttttttatttttaatatttttttattttgtcctttagaattattttttttcctttagaatttaattttttaaaaattttggtcctcatttttttattgctcttgttttatcattttcttcatttgtttttcaatttaatccctaattagtttctttcaattatttgttGTGCAAGATttagtcctcattattttaattttaatttctttttttaatttttttttatgattgagaatttttctttgtaattttttcatgtttttcttttacaaggtcatctcaatctcataacccGATCTACCAGttttgagcttcatgatttgtttttgttttatttttatggggCTATCTCTATCTCATATCTCGGATTCAAGTTATTCGAGTTAACCtggattaacttgatttttttaaaattaattttttttaattttattatttatcattaaattattgattcCTAAGCATTGTAAATTTTTACACTTGTCGACTTATCTGGGGTGCCAGGTGGTCAAGTTAATGAGTgctaacttggttttttttttttaatgtaacttcaatttttttaagtcctttttttttaatttatttttaagtcacAATCTCATATTGGATTTTACAGGTTTATAAAATAaggtttgtgatttttttttatatagttttttttttagaattatccTAATTTAATATCCCGGATCACATGAAATTAACctaaattgattttatcattatctaaacatatttatttattttataaaaaaattaacccggcAGGCCACCACTTTAGTTTGAAACAACTATGCACCAAATTTAAATAGACAAATACTTCCATGTATTCAGATATCCAAAATTTTGCACTCAATGACTACAATgtcctccaaaaaaaaaaatccaacaagcGACAACATAAAAACAAGCTCATCACCGAACTCATCTCATCGGTAACGACGAAGGGAGAGGGTGTTGTTTCTCTTCCAGTTTGCCCGGCGAGAGGGTCGAGCTTTGTGGTGCAAGTGTCCCCTGCCACGTAGACCCCTGTATTTCTTCCCAGCAGAGGTAAGGCCACGGAGCTCCCTGTGCTTGTGGACAGGATTGCAGAGCCAGTTGATTCTTGGGTCATTGCGGATGGCATTGTGGGCAACATCAACCAAGATTACCTCAAAGTACTTGTAAGTAGAATCCTGCATTGAAGACAATGCATTACTAATGCAAGTGAAGAGATAACAGTGAGAAAATACAACTCTTAGGTAGGTTACGACTTGTGGTGAAAGTGACGAGTGAAATGAGACACATTCAAACTTAGCCGCCTTACCTCATTAATCCAGTATGAATTGAGAACCCTGAGGCCCCCCAATTTCCGACCAGCACGCTCCTCTGCTACAGACCTCTTGCTTCGTTGAAACTTCAGTTGAGTAACACCCTGGTTTGTGGGCTTACCATATACAATACCCTTCGGAACAGGCCTCTTCCTCCCACCCCGCCTAACACGGACACGATAAACCACGTAGCcctaaaataaacaaactacTTTCAGTATCCATACAGATGTGCAAAGCAATAGACTTTTTATGTGTGTGGCAGCCATGCACACTTCATCGAGTAGAAATTAAGATGAGCTAAAGGAAAACGGGTAAGAATAGCAACTTTAATAGCTTGATTAAACAATGGTGTTACTGATCTCCATTTTTATATCTTCAACGTTGTAAGCAATCACCtaactatcaaaatcacaaattcTTAGTGTTCCATTAGAAGACAAACTGAAAGTTTGAACAGAACAAGTCAagcaaaaatcaaacttaataatttaacatCCAAACAATTTCTTCTCAACCAACTAGGAGATAAAATTCAAGACATCAATAACAACAAATCCAGAAAAGAACAGCAAGAACTCTATCTGATCGAGACAAAAATAAGGTTGACTAAACGAGGGCCCATTTGCTCATATGATCGATTGTTTTGATATTGCAGGTATCAGGAAGCATTCCACAAATGTAAGTAGACACTCTCTCAGGCAGGAATGAATATGCATCAAGAAGCTACTTAACCAGCAAGAATCACACAATGGAAATGAGAAACCTCATTGTTCAGAAACAACAACATTAAGACAAGCACAAGCTGATTATGTCTATCAACATAGTGGAACAGAATTACACACATCGACCAAAACA
This window of the Populus trichocarpa isolate Nisqually-1 chromosome 13, P.trichocarpa_v4.1, whole genome shotgun sequence genome carries:
- the LOC18104399 gene encoding protein NRT1/ PTR FAMILY 5.10; the protein is MAIETPLLLDTPVEDSVDYKGRPVYRFNSGGWKSTLFIIVVEVAERSAYYGIAGNLITYLTGPLGQSTVTAAENMNVWSGTAWLLPLLGAFVADSFIGRYRTIVVSTLIYILGLGLLALSAVLPPLGSSGCQSSDSAGSCSPDPVLILFFFALYLVALGQGGFRPCVQAFGADQFDAQDPEERKAKSSFFNWWHFFMNAGLIAVLPALNYIQDNINWVLGFGIPCLILAGALAIFLLGTRTYRYSIRREEEKHAFLRVGRVFVATFRNWRITTAVAFEEETHRAQPQQSSGQFKFLNKALLDPIDSKGDSKVCSLREVEEAKAVLRLVPIWTTCLIYAIVFAQPATLFTRQAITMNRSVSADLEFPAASVQLFIPATVVVLVAIYDRAFVPVARALTGEPSGITMLQRIGTGVFLSFLAMVVAALVEMKRLKKAQQYGLVDTPEVTIPMSAWWLIPQNVLLGAADVFTMIGMQEFFYDQVPSELRSVGLALFLSVIGVGDFLSSFLISIIDKATGGDGHYSWFANNLNRAHLDYFYWLLAALSAVQFVAFLYFGKSYIYSRGGAT
- the LOC18104400 gene encoding 60S ribosomal protein L15, with the protein product MGAYKYVSELWRKKQSDVMRFLQRVRCWEYRQHPSIVRVTHPTRPDKARRLGYKAKQGYVVYRVRVRRGGRKRPVPKGIVYGKPTNQGVTQLKFQRSKRSVAEERAGRKLGGLRVLNSYWINEDSTYKYFEVILVDVAHNAIRNDPRINWLCNPVHKHRELRGLTSAGKKYRGLRGRGHLHHKARPSRRANWKRNNTLSLRRYR